Proteins from one Streptomyces sp. NBC_00390 genomic window:
- the hemB gene encoding porphobilinogen synthase — MTAYGSFPGARPRRLRTTPAMRRMVAETRLHPADLILPAFVREGISEPVPISAMPGVVQHTRDTLRKAAVEAREAGVAGIMLFGVPDDANKDALGTAGTDPDGILQVAIRDVKAEVGDELVIMSDLCLDEYTDHGHCGVLDADGRVDNDATLERYAEMAQVQADAGVHVVGPSGMMDGQVGVIRDALDTIGKEDVAILAYTAKYSSAFYGPFREAVGSSLRGDRKTYQQDPANLRESMRELALDLEEGADMVMVKPAGPYLDVLAKVAESVDVPVAAYQISGEYAMVEAAAEKGWIDRDKAIAETLLGIKRAGADMILTYWATEVARGL, encoded by the coding sequence ATGACTGCGTATGGATCCTTTCCCGGTGCGCGGCCCCGGCGGCTGCGGACCACTCCCGCCATGCGGCGCATGGTCGCCGAGACCCGGCTGCATCCGGCCGACCTGATCCTTCCCGCGTTCGTACGGGAAGGGATCAGCGAGCCGGTTCCCATCTCCGCGATGCCCGGCGTCGTGCAGCACACGCGCGACACCCTGCGCAAGGCGGCCGTCGAGGCCCGTGAGGCGGGTGTCGCCGGGATCATGCTCTTCGGGGTGCCGGACGACGCGAACAAGGACGCCCTCGGTACGGCGGGCACCGACCCGGACGGGATCCTCCAGGTCGCGATCCGCGACGTGAAGGCCGAGGTCGGCGACGAGCTCGTCATCATGTCCGACCTGTGTCTGGACGAGTACACGGATCACGGGCACTGCGGCGTTCTCGACGCGGACGGGCGGGTCGACAACGACGCGACCCTGGAGCGGTACGCCGAGATGGCCCAGGTCCAGGCGGACGCGGGCGTCCATGTGGTGGGTCCGAGCGGGATGATGGACGGCCAGGTCGGCGTCATCCGCGATGCGCTGGACACCATCGGCAAGGAGGACGTGGCGATCCTGGCCTACACGGCGAAGTACTCGTCCGCCTTCTACGGGCCCTTCCGCGAGGCCGTCGGTTCGTCCCTGCGCGGCGACCGCAAGACGTACCAGCAGGACCCGGCGAACCTCCGTGAGTCGATGCGGGAGCTGGCGCTGGACCTCGAAGAGGGCGCCGACATGGTGATGGTGAAGCCGGCCGGCCCCTATCTGGACGTCCTGGCGAAGGTCGCGGAGTCGGTGGACGTGCCGGTCGCGGCGTACCAGATCAGCGGCGAGTACGCGATGGTCGAGGCGGCGGCGGAGAAAGGCTGGATCGACCGGGACAAGGCGATCGCGGAGACGCTGCTCGGCATCAAGCGCGCCGGTGCGGACATGATCCTGACCTACTGGGCGACGGAGGTCGCGCGCGGGCTGTGA